One stretch of Paenibacillus sp. AN1007 DNA includes these proteins:
- a CDS encoding AAA family ATPase yields MNGRVMAAGGQPGGRPSRQINVVLRNQEPQILAKDEALSVQAAKTITKHAHFQEIQGELEQLVGLENIKELVFEIYAFLQIAQMRSEAGLLSGAHVYHMVFKGNPGTGKTTVARIVAKMFQKMGVLSKGHLIEVERADLVGEYIGHTAQKTRDLVKKALGGILFIDEAYSLARGGEKDFGKEAIDTLVKSMEDHKNQFILILAGYSEEIDFFLQTNPGLPSRFPIQVEFPDYTIDQLIQISEIMAKERDYILMPQTILKLKQHLLQEKNDSLHAFSNARYVRNAIERSIRHQAVRLLEQYTDGSPGKLELMTIRTEDLKFERK; encoded by the coding sequence ATGAACGGACGGGTCATGGCTGCGGGTGGGCAGCCGGGAGGCAGACCTTCCAGACAAATTAATGTGGTATTACGTAACCAGGAGCCTCAAATACTCGCTAAAGATGAAGCACTCTCGGTACAGGCAGCCAAAACGATAACGAAGCATGCACACTTTCAAGAGATTCAGGGTGAACTGGAGCAGCTGGTTGGACTTGAAAACATTAAGGAATTGGTATTTGAGATTTATGCTTTTCTTCAGATTGCTCAGATGCGCTCCGAGGCAGGTCTGCTGAGCGGGGCACACGTGTATCATATGGTCTTCAAAGGTAACCCGGGAACGGGCAAAACAACGGTAGCCAGAATTGTAGCCAAAATGTTTCAGAAGATGGGCGTTCTCAGCAAAGGGCATCTAATTGAAGTAGAGCGCGCCGACCTTGTCGGTGAGTACATTGGTCATACGGCACAGAAGACCAGAGATTTGGTCAAAAAAGCACTTGGCGGCATTTTGTTTATCGATGAAGCGTACAGTCTGGCTCGCGGTGGGGAGAAAGATTTTGGTAAGGAAGCGATTGATACTCTTGTTAAATCTATGGAGGATCATAAAAATCAGTTTATTCTGATTTTGGCGGGGTACTCGGAAGAGATTGATTTTTTTCTGCAGACGAATCCCGGCTTACCTTCCCGCTTTCCGATTCAGGTTGAGTTTCCAGACTATACGATTGACCAATTGATTCAGATTTCGGAAATTATGGCTAAAGAGCGTGATTATATTTTGATGCCGCAGACCATACTCAAGTTAAAGCAGCATCTGCTTCAGGAAAAGAATGATTCGCTGCATGCCTTTAGTAACGCAAGGTATGTACGGAACGCCATTGAGAGATCGATCAGGCATCAAGCTGTTCGGCTGCTGGAGCAGTACACGGATGGGAGTCCGGGGAAACTGGAGTTAATGACGATTCGTACGGAGGATTTGAAGTTTGAACGAAAGTAA